In Acropora palmata chromosome 7, jaAcrPala1.3, whole genome shotgun sequence, one genomic interval encodes:
- the LOC141886392 gene encoding uncharacterized protein LOC141886392 — protein sequence MQGHSNETTDQFLEDQHQLKGKEGPICVVYKIEVGSNDKKKSVMTWTDEKDFIMLTAMAGEGVFDAKAGSRERGSTWKSVAASLNSHSAQGFNVNQQSVRDRFNILAKRVKAKLSKEERESGGGESDLSETERLVKEVIVLSEESEKRNEDQSEAKREAMANEKKQALEMRDRALERLGETRKRNEEEKEEEKQTVTEKRRRLGGETLEWLREREAMDTEMKEREMKEKREERETQKNYIKEMEAMRQQQNEQVKLMQQQQQQQQQQQFALLQQQSQALLPFLQRKN from the exons ATGCAAGGTCATAGCAATGAAACAACTGATCAGTTTCTGGAAGATCAACATCAGCTGAAGGGCAAGGAAG GGCCCATTTGTGTTGTTTACAAGATTGAGGTGGGAAGTAACGACAAAAAGAA GTCAGTCATGACATGGACAGATGAAAAAGATTTCATAATGCTAACTGCAATGGCAGGGGAGGGAGTGTTTGATGCAAAAGCTGGTTCCAGGGAGAGGGGAAGCACCTGGAAAAGTGTGGCAGCTAGTCTCAACTCTCACAGTGCTCAAGGCTTCAATGTAAATCAGCAATCAGTGAGAGATCGATTCAACATTTTGGCTAAAAGAGTAAAAGCCAAACTATCCaaggaagaaagagaaagtggAGGAGGTGAATCAGACTTGAGTGAGACCGAAAGGCTTGTTAAAGAGGTAATTGTTTTGAGTGAGGAAtcagagaaaagaaatgaagaccAGAGTGAAGCAAAGAGGGAGGCCATggcaaatgaaaagaaacaggCATTGGAGATGCGAGACAGAGCACTTGAAAGATTGGGAGAAACAAGAAAGAGGAATGAAGAGGAGAAGGaggaagaaaagcaaacagtTACTGAAAAAAGAAGGAGATTAGGAGGAGAAACTCTTGAATGGCTCAGAGAGAGGGAAGCGATGGATACAGAAATGAAAGAACgggagatgaaagaaaaaagagaggaaagagaaacacaaaaaaattacataaaaGAAATGGAGGCAATGCGACAACAACAGAATGAACAAGTCAAATTGATgcaacagcagcagcagcagcagcaacagcaacaattTGCCCTGTTGCAACAACAATCTCAGGCTTTGCTACCTTTCCTTCAAAGGAAGAACTAG